From Microbacterium sp. YJN-G, a single genomic window includes:
- a CDS encoding GNAT family N-acetyltransferase, producing MSLKPGQEEFLAPVSYGLATAVVDPKTSWQRVVRDDDRVVAFISANFDPEAPREEFRSVLWRINVEGIDQDRGIGRFAVEHLREEARRRGFDHVNVIYEPGESGPEAFFRRVGFEPIGETEYGEVIAQIRA from the coding sequence ATGTCCTTGAAGCCCGGGCAAGAAGAGTTCCTTGCTCCGGTGAGCTACGGTCTGGCCACCGCAGTGGTGGACCCGAAGACCTCGTGGCAGCGCGTCGTGCGTGACGATGACAGAGTCGTCGCGTTCATCAGCGCGAACTTCGACCCCGAAGCGCCGCGAGAAGAGTTCCGCTCCGTCCTCTGGCGCATCAATGTGGAAGGGATCGACCAAGACCGCGGAATCGGACGTTTCGCAGTAGAGCATCTACGGGAAGAAGCACGCCGCCGCGGTTTCGACCACGTCAACGTCATCTACGAACCCGGCGAGAGCGGCCCCGAAGCATTCTTCCGCCGCGTTGGTTTCGAACCGATCGGCGAGACGGAATACGGCGAAGTCATCGCCCAGATCCGCGCCTAG
- a CDS encoding MerR family transcriptional regulator, translated as MYGISVAAELVGTGVQNLRAYEARGLLEPERTEGGTRRYSEDDLDRLRRIGDLLDAGLNLAGIAMVISLQDENTLLRAQRERR; from the coding sequence GTGTACGGCATCTCGGTGGCCGCGGAACTGGTCGGTACCGGGGTGCAGAACCTGCGCGCGTACGAAGCGCGCGGCCTGTTGGAACCTGAACGGACCGAGGGCGGCACCCGTCGGTACAGCGAAGACGACCTGGATCGGCTGCGCCGCATCGGCGACCTGCTCGATGCCGGGCTCAACCTCGCCGGCATCGCCATGGTGATCTCGCTACAGGACGAGAACACCCTCCTACGGGCACAACGAGAGAGGAGATAA
- a CDS encoding Hsp20/alpha crystallin family protein, which produces MLMRTDPFRELDRLTQQMLGTSGTLARPSAMPMDAWRDGDTFRVEFDLPGIDPDSIDLDVERNVVTVKAERPPRAEDTEMLAAERPRGVFSRQLVLGDNLDTEKISASYEAGVLTLLIPVAEQAKPRKIAIASKGEDRQAINA; this is translated from the coding sequence ATGCTGATGCGCACCGACCCGTTCCGTGAATTGGACCGGCTCACCCAACAGATGCTGGGTACCAGCGGCACCTTGGCCCGCCCCTCGGCCATGCCGATGGACGCCTGGCGTGACGGGGATACCTTCCGTGTCGAGTTCGACCTTCCGGGGATCGACCCGGACTCGATCGATCTGGACGTCGAACGCAATGTGGTCACCGTCAAGGCGGAGCGCCCGCCGCGGGCAGAGGACACCGAGATGCTCGCTGCCGAACGACCCCGCGGGGTCTTCAGCAGGCAACTGGTCCTGGGCGACAACCTAGACACCGAGAAGATCAGCGCCAGTTACGAGGCGGGTGTGCTGACGCTGCTGATCCCCGTCGCCGAGCAGGCCAAGCCCCGCAAGATCGCCATCGCCAGCAAGGGCGAGGACCGGCAGGCTATCAACGCCTGA
- a CDS encoding J domain-containing protein — translation MTIQQPDFYTILKVPSTATHTEISRAYRALLRRHHPDTRNDPQSPPDRSDPVLQHLFTAYAVLGDPVRRADYDQRRTPPAAGPARPAPQPSPATSSSCRKSPIIAGPVRWRPSPDRTGSGQRTAAG, via the coding sequence ATGACTATTCAGCAGCCCGACTTCTACACCATCTTGAAAGTGCCATCGACAGCGACGCACACAGAGATCAGCCGCGCGTACCGGGCACTGCTGCGCCGCCACCACCCGGACACTCGCAACGACCCCCAGTCGCCGCCCGATCGATCCGACCCGGTGCTGCAGCACCTGTTCACCGCCTACGCAGTCCTCGGTGACCCGGTGCGCCGAGCCGACTACGACCAGCGGAGAACCCCACCCGCGGCCGGTCCCGCACGTCCAGCACCACAGCCATCACCGGCCACCTCGTCCTCCTGCAGGAAGAGTCCCATCATCGCGGGGCCCGTTCGCTGGCGCCCGAGCCCGGACAGGACCGGATCAGGGCAACGAACAGCGGCCGGATAG
- a CDS encoding helix-turn-helix domain-containing protein, which produces MSDSSPDLRTFTVKDAAAQLGMSVQSTYRAIYNAGLPVVRIGSAIRIRERDLLAWLDERTEVAA; this is translated from the coding sequence ATGTCTGACTCTTCGCCCGATCTTCGAACCTTCACCGTCAAAGATGCCGCTGCCCAACTCGGAATGTCGGTGCAGTCCACCTATCGCGCGATCTACAACGCCGGCCTCCCTGTCGTCCGAATTGGTAGCGCGATCCGCATCCGCGAACGCGACCTGCTCGCGTGGCTGGATGAGCGTACGGAGGTGGCCGCGTGA
- a CDS encoding IS256 family transposase, which translates to MTALHIVDPASVLAEALTDASPDLMRSLLQTTINALLSADADAVVGAEWGKPSPDRVAQRNGYRHRDLDTRVGTIDVAIPKLRAGTYFPEWLLERRKRAETALITVIADCYLAGVSTRRMDKLVKTLGIHSLSKPQVSRMAAELDEHVDQFRHRPLGDAGPFTFVAADALTMKVREGGRVINAVVLVATGVNADGRREVLGLRVATSETTAAWNSFFADLVARGLSGVRLVTSDAHAGLVEAIAANLPGAVWQRCRTHYAANLMSVTPKAMWPAVKAMLHSVYDQPDADSVHAQFDRLLDYVDDKLPDAHEHLDAARADILAFTGFPEGLWQQIWSNNPNERLNREIRRRTDSVGIFPNRDAIIRLVGAVLAEQTDEWAEGRRYLGLDILAKSRLTLVTDTGPEEVSDNILELSA; encoded by the coding sequence ATGACCGCACTTCATATTGTCGACCCTGCGAGCGTGCTCGCTGAAGCCCTGACCGACGCGTCGCCGGATCTGATGCGCAGCCTGCTGCAAACTACGATCAATGCGCTGCTGTCCGCTGACGCGGACGCCGTCGTCGGCGCGGAGTGGGGTAAGCCCTCCCCGGACCGCGTCGCGCAGCGCAACGGCTACCGGCACCGCGACCTGGACACCCGCGTCGGCACCATCGACGTCGCGATCCCGAAGCTGCGGGCGGGCACCTACTTCCCGGAATGGCTTCTCGAGCGCCGCAAACGAGCAGAGACAGCACTGATCACCGTGATCGCGGACTGCTACCTCGCCGGCGTCTCCACGAGGCGGATGGACAAGCTGGTGAAGACCCTCGGGATCCACTCGTTGTCGAAGCCGCAGGTCTCGCGGATGGCGGCCGAGCTCGACGAGCACGTCGACCAGTTCCGCCACCGGCCGCTCGGCGATGCGGGTCCGTTCACGTTCGTCGCGGCCGACGCTCTGACGATGAAGGTCCGCGAAGGAGGGCGCGTGATCAACGCGGTGGTGCTGGTCGCGACCGGCGTCAACGCCGACGGACGCCGCGAAGTCCTCGGGCTTCGGGTCGCGACCTCAGAGACCACAGCGGCTTGGAACTCGTTCTTCGCCGACCTCGTCGCCCGCGGTCTGAGCGGCGTGCGGCTGGTCACCAGCGACGCCCACGCCGGGCTGGTGGAAGCCATCGCCGCGAACCTGCCGGGCGCGGTCTGGCAGAGATGTCGTACCCATTACGCGGCGAATCTGATGTCCGTGACGCCGAAGGCCATGTGGCCGGCTGTGAAAGCGATGCTGCACTCCGTCTACGACCAACCCGACGCCGACAGCGTTCACGCACAGTTCGACCGGCTCCTAGACTACGTCGACGACAAGCTCCCCGACGCGCACGAGCACCTCGATGCTGCCCGGGCGGACATCCTCGCCTTCACCGGGTTCCCCGAAGGGCTCTGGCAGCAGATCTGGTCCAACAACCCCAACGAGAGACTCAACCGCGAGATCCGCCGCCGCACCGACAGCGTCGGCATCTTCCCCAACCGCGACGCGATTATCCGCCTCGTCGGCGCCGTCCTCGCCGAGCAGACAGACGAATGGGCCGAAGGGCGCCGCTACCTCGGCCTCGACATCCTCGCCAAGTCCCGCCTCACCCTCGTCACCGACACCGGACCCGAGGAGGTGAGCGACAACATCCTCGAACTCAGCGCCTGA
- a CDS encoding tyrosine-type recombinase/integrase, with amino-acid sequence MTRRKTGLTRRNPAEFGTVEVRGERFRAFYRLKGKTFRAPQTFDSRPAARAWLADQENSLRGGVWIDPRLGAETVGGYAEDWLRSRTDLAPRTVEFYRGALDRYIIPKLGALALSALTPVKVNAWRAECLREAAERHAEPEPPKENPVRGWALANGIQVAVTGRIPRSVRDAWEAAGSPLPGSQARSDRGDGSAAVAASYRALKTILATAERDDIIAKNPCRLRNASASPVIDRKPATAEQVRALAEAMPDRYAAAVTLAAWSGLRSGELRALARRHIDLENGTVRVERAVVEVDGKTPVFGPTKTAGSRRTVALPGFVIDVLKKHLDQYVDQGAEELMFGTASGAILTRHWLGDMFRRAREQVGLPALRWHDLRHTGASLAYSVGASVPDVQKRLGHTTMRAAAIYAHSYDETDRKIADRLSVAFGVDAEAQ; translated from the coding sequence GTGACCAGGCGGAAGACCGGGCTTACTCGGCGGAATCCCGCCGAGTTCGGCACGGTCGAGGTACGCGGCGAGCGCTTCAGAGCTTTCTATCGCCTCAAGGGGAAGACCTTCCGGGCGCCGCAGACGTTCGACTCCAGACCGGCGGCACGGGCATGGCTCGCAGACCAAGAGAACTCACTACGCGGCGGGGTCTGGATCGACCCTCGTCTCGGCGCGGAGACAGTCGGCGGATACGCCGAAGACTGGCTCAGGTCCAGGACCGACCTGGCGCCGAGAACCGTCGAGTTCTACCGTGGTGCGCTCGATCGGTACATCATCCCCAAGCTCGGTGCGCTCGCACTTTCGGCGCTCACCCCGGTGAAGGTAAATGCCTGGCGCGCAGAATGCCTCAGAGAGGCGGCTGAGCGGCACGCAGAGCCGGAGCCGCCGAAGGAGAACCCTGTTCGAGGATGGGCACTCGCCAACGGCATCCAGGTTGCCGTCACTGGGCGTATTCCTCGGTCGGTGCGTGACGCATGGGAGGCGGCAGGATCGCCGCTCCCAGGCTCTCAGGCGCGCTCAGATCGCGGCGACGGCTCAGCAGCCGTAGCGGCCTCATATCGGGCGCTGAAGACGATCCTGGCGACGGCTGAACGCGATGACATCATCGCCAAGAATCCCTGCCGATTGCGCAACGCGAGCGCTTCGCCGGTGATAGACCGGAAGCCCGCGACAGCCGAACAAGTGCGGGCACTCGCGGAGGCCATGCCTGACCGTTATGCGGCTGCCGTGACGCTGGCTGCATGGTCAGGTCTGCGGTCAGGCGAGCTGCGAGCGCTGGCACGTCGGCACATCGATCTCGAGAACGGCACTGTGCGAGTGGAGCGGGCTGTCGTCGAAGTCGATGGCAAGACTCCCGTGTTCGGCCCAACCAAGACGGCGGGCTCCCGTAGGACAGTGGCGCTGCCGGGGTTCGTCATCGACGTGCTGAAGAAGCACCTCGATCAGTACGTCGATCAGGGTGCTGAAGAACTCATGTTCGGTACGGCTTCAGGCGCGATCCTGACGCGGCATTGGCTCGGCGACATGTTCCGGCGAGCGCGCGAGCAGGTAGGGCTTCCTGCGCTGCGTTGGCACGATCTGCGGCATACAGGCGCGTCGCTGGCTTACTCGGTCGGTGCATCGGTGCCTGACGTGCAGAAGCGACTCGGCCACACGACGATGCGCGCTGCGGCGATCTACGCGCATTCCTACGATGAGACTGACAGGAAGATCGCTGACCGCCTGAGCGTGGCGTTCGGAGTGGATGCCGAGGCTCAGTGA
- the rsfS gene encoding ribosome silencing factor: MQSPENAVQMLQVAADAASSKGGEDLVALNVSEPLPLVDIFLLVTGNSERNVAAIADEIEDKLYEAGHKRVRREGRAEARWVLLDFGDLIVHVFHTEERVYYGLERLWKDCPVIPIELTEAAAGE, translated from the coding sequence ATGCAGTCCCCTGAGAACGCTGTCCAGATGCTTCAGGTCGCCGCCGACGCGGCATCGTCGAAGGGCGGCGAGGACCTCGTCGCGCTCAACGTCTCCGAGCCGTTGCCGCTGGTCGACATCTTCCTGCTCGTCACCGGTAACAGCGAGCGCAACGTCGCCGCGATCGCCGACGAGATCGAGGACAAGCTCTACGAAGCCGGACACAAGCGCGTGCGCCGTGAGGGCCGCGCCGAGGCCCGCTGGGTGCTGCTGGACTTCGGCGACCTCATCGTGCACGTCTTCCACACCGAAGAGCGCGTCTACTACGGGCTCGAGCGCCTCTGGAAGGACTGCCCGGTGATCCCGATCGAGCTCACCGAGGCAGCTGCGGGGGAGTAG
- the nadD gene encoding nicotinate-nucleotide adenylyltransferase: MQQSRAPRIGVMGGTFDPIHHGHLVAASEVAHSFDLDEVVFVPTGQPWQKQNVSLSEHRYLMTVIATASNPRFTVSRVDVDRAGPTYTIDTLRDLKTQRPDAELFFITGADAVAQILSWRDHDELWDLAHFVAVSRPGHVLSTDGLPTEKVSQLEVPALSISSTACRERVEDGQPVWYLVPDGVVQYIAKHHLYRSNA; encoded by the coding sequence ATGCAGCAATCACGGGCACCTCGCATCGGGGTGATGGGTGGCACCTTCGATCCCATCCACCACGGCCACCTGGTCGCGGCGAGCGAGGTCGCACACTCCTTCGACCTCGATGAGGTCGTCTTCGTGCCCACCGGTCAGCCCTGGCAGAAGCAGAACGTCTCGCTCAGCGAGCACCGGTACCTGATGACGGTCATCGCCACGGCATCCAACCCCCGCTTCACCGTGAGCCGGGTGGACGTCGACCGGGCGGGGCCGACCTACACGATCGACACGCTGCGCGATCTCAAGACGCAGCGCCCTGATGCCGAGCTGTTCTTCATCACCGGAGCGGATGCCGTAGCGCAGATTCTCAGTTGGAGGGACCATGATGAACTGTGGGATCTCGCCCATTTCGTCGCCGTCTCCCGCCCCGGCCATGTGCTGAGCACGGACGGACTGCCTACTGAGAAGGTGAGCCAGCTGGAGGTGCCGGCGCTGTCGATCTCGTCGACGGCGTGCCGGGAACGCGTCGAGGACGGGCAGCCCGTCTGGTATCTGGTACCGGATGGAGTGGTCCAGTACATCGCAAAGCATCATCTGTATCGGAGCAACGCATGA